The following are from one region of the Shinella sp. PSBB067 genome:
- a CDS encoding VOC family protein encodes MRMIFVNLPVKDLPGTRRFFDALGFTFNEQFSDDTAACMVVDENIFVMHLTEQKFAQFVTGKVGDPEQQTQVLTCLSATSRQEVDDFKARALAAGGREWKPNIEFGPMYGCSFQDISGNVWEVMHMGQSDA; translated from the coding sequence ATGCGCATGATCTTCGTCAACCTGCCCGTCAAGGACCTGCCGGGCACCCGGCGCTTCTTCGATGCGCTCGGCTTCACCTTCAACGAGCAGTTCAGCGACGACACCGCCGCCTGCATGGTCGTGGACGAGAATATCTTCGTCATGCACCTGACCGAGCAGAAGTTCGCGCAGTTCGTGACCGGCAAGGTTGGCGATCCCGAGCAGCAGACGCAGGTGCTGACCTGCCTTTCCGCGACGAGCCGCCAGGAGGTGGACGACTTCAAGGCCAGGGCGCTGGCCGCCGGCGGGCGCGAGTGGAAGCCGAATATCGAATTCGGCCCGATGTACGGCTGCTCCTTCCAGGACATCAGCGGCAATGTCTGGGAAGTCATGCATATGGGCCAGTCGGACGCCTGA